From a region of the Panicum virgatum strain AP13 chromosome 2K, P.virgatum_v5, whole genome shotgun sequence genome:
- the LOC120676408 gene encoding uncharacterized protein LOC120676408 codes for MSQDNSSPRDAFWKEHFFGDTFSDLDAAAEEDGPSHPQDFTKEGLDAKEVVLCLSKSIVSLVSSVDGVPLFGCTGTVVNHVGSETWILTSATLIRKPGTDHDAYNEDEVKIEVLLDNKRSTTGCLAMCNMQYNIAVVTVDLQFGLPIVAFNDLPECYSMLGRSVIAVGRDSKSQVLMVRHGNMIRKRSKLDCSELLLCTCPVSKTFIGGLVMDFERRIIGITFFGEDTTPVVPIEIVSRCLKHFKKFRKIKLPCLCIWGHAVHSVELRSLEILCLNFPELSYGIGIVVDQISGVSSENFGGIEAGDIICSIDGVVMRSVAQLTAMLLDMLFAMKSQKTMVLQAVMRRPRDNSKFVAQLNIWENCSVKCSNSFCNRWPLL; via the exons ATGTCGCAAGACAATTCTAGTCCAAGAG ATGCGTTTTGGAAGGAACATTTTTTCGGGGATACATTTAGCGATTTGGATGCGGCTGCTGAGGAGGATGGTCCTAGCCATCCACAAGATTTCACCAAAGAAGGCCTGGATGCAAAAGAAGTGGTGTTATGCCTATCCAAATCCATCGTGTCACTTGTCTCTTCTGTTG ATGGGGTGCCTCTGTTTGGTTGTACTGGCACAGTGGTCAATCATGTGGGTTCTGAGACATGGATACTCACCTCAGCCACGCTGATTAGGAAACCTGGCACTGACCATGATGCTTACAATGAGGATGAAGTTAAG ATTGAAGTGCTTCTGGACAACAAAAGAAGTACCACCGGGTGCTTAGCAATGTGCAATATGCAGTACAATATTGCCGTTGTCACGGTTGACTTACAGTTCGGTCTTCCTATCGTGGCATTTAATGACCTTCCTGAATGTTATTCCATGCTGGGTCGGTCTGTGATAGCTGTAGGTCGGGACTCCAAGTCACAAGTTTTAATGGTGAGGCATGGGAACATGATCCGCAAAAGGAGCAAGTTGGACTGCAGCGAGCTTTTGCTCTGTACCTGTCCTGTTAGTAAG ACTTTCATTGGGGGCCTTGTCATGGACTTTGAAAGAAGAATCATAGGCATCACTTTTTTTGGCGAGGACACCACCCCTGTTGTGCCAATCGAGATCGTGTCAAGATGTCTGAAACACTTCAAGAAATTCAG GAAAATCAAGCTGCCTTGTCTTTGCATATGGGGGCATGCTGTTCACAGTGTGGAACTACGTAGTCTGGAAATTTTGTGCCTCAACTTTCCAGAGCTATCTTATGGAATTGGAATTGTGGTAGACCAG ATATCTGGAGTGTCATCAGAAAATTTTGGAGGCATTGAGGCTGGTGATATCATCTGTAGTATTGATGGAGTTGTTATGCGCTCTGTAGCTCAG CTTACTGCAATGCTTCTTGATATGCTTTTTGCCATGAAATCCCAGAAGACAATGGTCCTCCAG GCAGTGATGCGAAGACCGAGAGATAACTCTAAATTTGTCGCCCAGCTGAATATATGGGAGAATTGTTCTGTCAAATGCAGCAATTCCTTCTGTAACAG ATGGCCGTTGCTGTGA